The genomic stretch GTTAACTCCTTTTCAAGCATGATGTGCGTCTCACTGGCTACTTCCTTCTTTCTCCCAAGACTTACATTCCTATGTTCTCTATTTGATTCCCTCAATGTTTCCTCTAGATCAGTGCATATTACTAATAGGTCATCCCTTTCCTCTTCAGTAGATGCAACTTTTTCTTCTAAGGTGTTTTTCACATTATTAAGGCCTTCTATTATTCCctttagatcaacaactactaccatcagATCGTCTCTCTCTTTTTCCACACTAGTTATTATTTCATTCAAGGATTCCTTCTCTTattcaagattagctatggtctcttttaggtccactacacagaccacTACATCATCTCTAGATTGCTCGGCCTCTTTTATTTCTATggtcaggatctccttatcatttaCAAGTCTATAATAGGCATCAATTAGGACATTAGATAAAGACCTTAGCTTCTTAGAAGAATAGGATTTTAGATTTATCTTAACGTCCCTAAAATTTACCTTATcgttttcatcttcttcatcatcatcatcagactgAGCCATCAGCGCGAACAGTGAATCGTACTTCGTTGTTATAGTTTCCACTGGCATCATGGAactattttcttcccttttagaTTACTTGAGGAGTATCCCCAAGCAGCAAGAGCCTGCTTAATGATATTGTTTGCAACATTTTTTTGATTGAATCTTTTATCttgaaccaggttcctttttcctgctttgtCAAGATTTTGCTTGTACTGATCATGTTTCACGagtgggcagtctttgatgaaatgccctgactTTACACATCTGTGACAGAGATCGTTGTTCCTtgttttacttgaactgccccaCATTGGTATACTACTATTTCTTCTAACCATCTTTTGAAATGTCTcagtaagataggccatgtcactatcttcatcacttgaatcactgctttcaaccttaaacaccaggttcttttccttcttaggctctcttctttcactgtatttctttcttttcaaCTCATATGTCTTCATattaccaatcaactcatccatggtcAGAGTTTATAGATATTTAGCTTCAGTGATAgtatttaccttactttcccaagacccaggtagaacactgaaaattttccttacaagcttatttctgggaatgacatctccaagtgagtgaagctcatttatgatggaggtgaatctggtatgtatatcttgtatggactcatcatcctccatcctgaagagctcatatTCAGTGGTGAGCATGTCGGTCTTGGATTGTTTGACCTGAGTAGTTCATTCGTGTGCTGTTTATAAGGCTTCCCATATTTATTTGGCAGTATCACAAGTTGAtactctgttgtactcatcaggtcctatgccacacatcaagattttcttggcacgatagttcttttctacaacTTTTCTGTCAATGTCGTTGTACTCTCTTCTCCCTTTGGGCACCAATGGTCCTATTTCTTCAAGTTTCTTCATAGGAGCATGTGGACCATCACAGATGATGTCCCAGAGCTCTAAATCTTATACCATCATAAAATCATGCATCCGGGTTTTCCACCAGCCatagtattgaccattgaatctaggaggtctataggttgattgtccttttcaaagtttggtggagcagccattgaggatccttcctagctattagcctgataggagaaacatgctctgataccaattgttagtttatatgagtccaccaaactatagagtacctagTCCTCTATGAGATGATGCGTAGAATGCAGTAAAGATTGAATGTAAAGAAGGTAAGAGATTTTATATGtagaaaaatcccacacaaggggatcaaaaagcCACGAtatactcttgtaggctttttactcaactaacttgtaatctccctattacaagccactttgcaaaaatcctattgcaaagacttcaaactaacttgtgatgcaaccaccacaagccaATCTAGaactctcctagttacaaaggatttaagcttatgactatccctagtcacaacataaactgaGAAATTTACGAAATTTATTTGTTACTAAGACAaggcttctaagaaagcaaacaaGGAATTACGTTGAAATATAACCTTATTATAGGTTTAAATGATTAATGAATTGGAGTAGGAGCGCATTACGTTGTTGATCTCTTTTTGTAGGTTTATCTAACCTACACTTAGCTTCATAAGAATCTCCGGAAAATGCATTGATGATGAGGGTAACTAATTCAACtgtttttttcatttcaattgtgCCGATTATCAAATGCTATCTCAATCACCACCAATCGTTTCTTTTCATCATATCTTTATATCGTTATAAATATGTGAATATTCTACCACTGGCTTAGTGTTACTTCACGTAATGGAAGgacatctatatctatatatacatctacatttatatttatatttatatttatatttatattaaaaatggGAAGACCTTAAGTTAAAAGTTGAATTACCAAAATATTCTCTAAAAAATAATGACAATTTTGCCttaaccaaaataaaaataacctTCTTCAATGTTTAAGATACATTAAGCAGAATGAACCGATATATATAAACCAACATGACTCTTCGTTGCCATCAAAAAATTAGAGTGGTCAAATTAACCAAAGCTTTTAGTTTTCTCGGAAAAATGTCTCTAACTTAGAGCAACCAGGTGTTTGCGAAAACCATATAAAGTCTCTTGGTTATTCGAGACACCTCGAATGTCTATATTAACTATACTAACTTTTTAATTCTAAGTGTGAGTGATGAAATTTAAATTTAATTTATGAGTTCTATAAAACTTTTTGCAACGTAAATGATCTCTTGTGCAATGGTTTGTCCcttttaaatttaatatatatatatatatatatatatatatatatatatatatatatatatatatatatacacatatatacacacatatatacacacactaaaaGTGAGCATATACTAACTTTAAAGTTAATTTACAAATTATCCTTCCAAAAGTAAGTGATCATTTGTTCCCGGAAAAAAAATCactaaataattattatttattatattgAATTGGGTGACTATGCAAGATTTGTTCCATCTACCCATAGTTACATAATGAAGCGTTTAAAAAgtaaaattatttattatattgAATTGGATGACACGTGCATACAGCCATCCAACGCTTCATCCTAAGAGTCACAACCATTACATTGCACATACCTAACTTATTTCTAAGAACTTTTCAGTATATAATCATGATTTCGTATTTGGTACTCCTCTACAGCCAATGACCAATCCAACTCccataaaattccaaaaaataataattttcattcatAATAACCGAAAGCCCTTTCGTGTTGTACTTCTAACTATGTATATACAAAGAGAATTTGATTGTTAAGACCCCAAGGATATAACGAGTTAAATTCAAGATCCTTTTGTGTTGTATGTTTAATGTGTTTAGACACTGCAGTTTTGTTTGCTATACAATTGCCTTCAGCAAAGTACTTTTCCTCTTTCAATTTATACGATATTTTTTTGCTTTTCGATATTCAAACTTTTTAAATTTGATCGTATATTTAAACAtagaatttttaaaattttcaaataaaTTTACTTGGAAACTACATGAAAGtatgtattataaatcaaaaTAATTAATATTCAAAATACTTAACAAGCATATAAAAAAATTAGgatcaaaaaataatttttgactcTCGAAATCCTAACATTTTCATATTAATTGGGACGAGGGAGTATTTTTTCTTACGTGACTAAATTTACGTTACACTTCAGGAGTGATATTAATGTCAATAACAAGAATTGATAAAGTAATCGAATTAGATGAAATGCACATACATCAAAACATATCAGCTATAAAAAAGTATTAGGCCTTAGTCGCGCATCATTATTCATTACATGTTAGTACTTCATATTTCATataattaaaaataagtaaaagctatatatatatatatatatatatatatatattaaacttTTATTGTACATCTTTGTAGGTTCAGAGACATTCACTCATCTTAACCTTGACAAACAAGTTACCATATGATAaccaaaatatattttatttttttatgtataattatttaattaaatattttttaataatattaaaataattctATTAAATTGTGTACTATGTACTCGGCATTCACGTGCAACACACGTGTCGAGAAACTAGTCTATATTAAAAGTATGAACTAAAGTTAAAAATTAAATTACTTAAATatccttttaaatatttttaaaatcccacttattcaaataaaataaaaaacgcAATGCCTACAAGAAGCCCCAAGCAACGCTTCATGCTTAATTAACAGATACAATTCACAGCCATTAGTTGTCGGGGAAAAGATGTCCTTAATAGATAACTCCATAAACTAATCGGTACCGGTCATGGACCCAAAACATGACATTACCCAAAGGCATATCAAATACGTGTTAACTATTTAACCAAACAACTTGGTTGTAAAAATTACACGGGGTGTTCTATTTGGTCATTCCTATTTAATTTATactcattttttaaattttttttaacttgtacccactttttaaataactttagccccctttctcctccttctcctccttctttctttctttgtttcttcgtTCTCATCGTCCAATTCATAATCTTATGGGGAATCGAAGGAATCACCTAGACTTATTCTTTTTACTTTCTCATGTACATAATAATGATGTTAATGCTTGAATTAGTCAAAAAATGAATCAAGTTGACAATGTTGAGCATATACCATGCTATAAATATCACCATTGCTGTTGTCAGTTTCCTCACCAAgaaatccaaaaggaaaacaagctaGATATGACTAAATACACAACCTTCGTTGCCCTTCTCTTCTGTCTTCTCCTTATCGCTGCTACTGGTGAGTCAAATTAAGTAacttattttttttaatcaaaTTAAAGGATTGGGATGTTCAGGATTGTCCCaagatacaaaacaaaaacttccttcgataaaaacttcagctctagagctgaagttcgacagttcaAACAAATTCgtcagttacaaaataaaaacttcagctttagagctgaaatTCGccagttataaaaaaaaaaacttcagctctagagctgaagttcgccagttacaaaaataaaaacttacaaacaaaaattttgccagttacaaaacaaaaacttcagctctagagctgaacttcaggcccgactactagaatgctgaaattttgcgtgattgtctttgctacttcatccatgtatgctgaagttatgcgaaaaagtggTTACGCTTGCAATTTTCTTTGCAaaacgggcacaagttaaaacgttatacaaaaagcgggtatagatgcaaatgcctcaACTTGGTTTTGACTTAATCGAGATagggggatttgcatctatacccgcttttggtcacgttttaacttatacctgctttgcaaaaaaaattgcaagtgtacccACTTTTCACGTAAACTTTAGGCATACTAACCTGAAGTAgaaaaggcaatcacgcaaacttcagcattctagtagacggacctgaagttgtttgtaattgctgaacttaagcattctatactagctgaagttttgttctatatttgctgaatttcaacatgttttagctgaagtttttgcctgaagtagcaaaagcaatcacgcaaacttcagcattctagtagatgtgcctgaagtagcaaaaattgctgaaccaagtgttggctgaagtttttgtttgtaattgctgaacttaagcattcaaCTATCTGatattttgttctctatttgctgaacttcagcatgttttagctaaagttttgttctatatttgctgaacttcagcatgtttaaCTCTTATCTGCTTCATAATTCATGGCAAACGAAAATCAATCACCAAAATTAGAAGCCGATGTTGATTAGAAAATTAACTTAAATTTATTTAACTTTGCTTTCCGACAAAAGTTTCTCCTAGATAATTAACTGAATCACCAACATAAGGAGCCTGTTTTAATTTGGATGCATTTATTCTGAAATTTATGGAGTTTGATTTCTGTTGAAATCTCTCTCATAAATAGTCAGTTGATCACACTTAAGGATCTAAACCTAATCAAGGAAATGCGTAGCAGACGATTTTATTAGAAAAAAAATTTGTGAAAGAAATTTGTAACAACAAGGCCAGTTGTACTTGTAGATTCACAAGAAAGTAGTGTTGTTCAATCAATAATACTTAGACAGAGTCTTATGTGtttgagagagaaaagaagaagaggaaaaaaaagaggaagaaaggaGCGCACAGGTAGCAAGAAGAAGGAGGCGCCTCAAGATGTAAAAATTAGGGTATAggttaacagcttgtttggatggttgttacctattgtattgtattgtattgttactttaaatataatggttgttttgattgttacttaaattttattgtatcatatCGTTAAATTCGTTGTAACATAACGATgtaatgtgccactttatgtaacgaccgatttggtgtggtcgagtcgttaccttgtctttttctctcaatctcacccttcattattattaaataattttattttatcatttaccttACCTTTTTATATACCGCATGATAAtctttctttataatattgcaagtttattaaTCATATTACTGGTGTGTGATACCATGAAACGACGGTAAAACGACACAATCAATCGAAACATTATATTCGTCAAaagatacagtacaatacaatgcATTAAGATATGATATATTATGAAacgatatgtaacaaccatccaaacaagctgtaaatagtttttaaaatatgggtataggttaaatgggggcgatcaAAAAAGGCACCCGTGTAATTTTTACATCGATATATGTCTACGTGTGCAAAAATACTTTAATATGTATGTATACTTTAAATTGCACTAAAATTGTATTCATTTTGAACCTCCTGATATTGGATCCTGAATTTCACCTTTGCATTACCCGTCTTCAACTTTTGACATCGACAATTTACTCCACTATTTATCATGTTGTCCGCCAATCCGTTTACAATATTACACACAATATATCAAAAAAATATATCAATGTatcatgccaaaaaaatatatcaGCTTGCATtatttcaattctcatcctcccCTTTGCTATAAACTCGTTTTTCTCTGTCAAGTTTTTTTGATTTGCAATGTATCACGCACGATTTTACTATGTCCAATCCGACAAACGCTTGATGTAATTAATCTAATCAAAACTACCTTCAACTTTATATACTGGAGTACTTAGTTCTccaatatatttattttttgttatgAATTCAGCCACGGAATCATGGCTTGCTTCTTCAATTAAGATCTTGCTGCTGATATTCGTTTGTTCCATTGTAATTTAATTTATGTATTTTACATTTAGCATATCAATTAAGATGAATAAACATGGAGCATTGTTCAATACTTGTAGTATATTGGAGTTCTAAGACAACAAACTGGAATTCTAATGCTAATTTCGTTTGTGTTGAGTAAACATAAATAATTCCCTTTACTTGTTGAGATGGATATGCTAGTTTATCCACTTGTTGAGATGGAATTCAGCCGAGTAAGAACGCACCTGTTAAGAGACTAGTTTATATATAAATGTAGAAATGTATGCATTTGAACATGTCTAAAAGACTTCAATTATCTTATTTTCTAGCTGTTGTTACTGCTTTTCTTTACGTGGATTCTTTTCTCTACTCGCATTTTGTGAGTCGAGAATTTatcgaaaacaacctctctatcttcATAAGTTAATAAGATAAGGCATGTgcacacactatcctccccagaccccactaggtatgttgttgtttAACATGGCTAAATGATATTCACCATTCAAATAACCATTACAAATGGAATATAAATTATCTGAGAGGATGCAATCCCTCGAGTGAAACCTTTTTATCATTAATAAATAGTTTGGTTTATTCAGCCTAACTCCAGAAGCATTTAATGTCATAAATGTCAACCATATAGGACATTCTTCTAGAGACCATCTTCACATGCTTTTTTTGTTCTCAGATTACTGTCTACATATAGTCAATCTTGGCTAAAAATAAAAAGGCCTCATCTCATCAACCACTAAAAGTAAAAGGATATTTCCATTTTTATAAGCTGCAAACTAAAATGGGGATAACAAGATTTCCCACAGTTGAGAAGTGCACATCAGAAGGAAGAGAAaaacatacagtagtagcagACTTGGATGGAACTTTACTACGAAATCGTAACTCTTTCCCTTATTTAGCCCTGGTTGCTTTTGATGTTTATGGGGTTTTAAGGTTACTCTTTCTTCTCTTAGTCTTACCTCTTGCCGGAATTCTTTACtatttagtctccgagtcagctGGAATCCAAGTTATAATCTTTACAACTTTTGTGGGGATGAAAGTTTCTGACATAGAGTCGGCAGCACGTGCTGTGCTGCCAAAGTTCTATTCCGAGGACCTTCATCCTGAGTCTTGGAGAGTTTTTTCGGCGTGTAGAAAACGTTGCGTTTTGACAGCCACCCCTAGGATTATGGTGGAAGCATTTTTAAAGGACTATATAGGCGTGGACATAGTTTTAGGGACAGAGATTGAAACATATAAAGGTAGGGCAACTGGTTTTGTTAAGTCACCAGGGGTTCTTATTGGGAAGAAAAAGGCTGATATTCTCCTAACGGCGTTCGGAGAAACTCAACCTGAGATTGGATTGGGTGATCGTGATACTGATATTCCTTTTATGACATTATGTAAGGAAAGATACTATGTGCCACCAAATCCAAAAGTAAAAGCTGTAACTATAGACAAACTTCCTAAACCTATTATTTTCCACGACGGCCGTCTTGTCCAAAAACCAACACCACTAATGGCTCTTTTTATCATTCTTTGGATCCCTTTCGGTTTCCTTCTTTCTTGCCTGCGAATAATGAGTGCTGCATTCCTCCCCACCCCTCTTCACTACTACGCATTTCGGGCCCTTGGTGTCCGTCTCACCGTTAAGGGTAACCCACCACCCCCTAAGAAATCCAAAGACCAATCTGGTGTTCTATTCGTTTGCTGTCATAGGACACTTCTTGATGCTGTTTTCCTCTCCACGGTGTTGGGCCGCCCTATTCCAACTGTTACATACTCTCTTTCACGATTTTCTGAGATTATTGCACCCCTTAAAACAATTAGACTCACTCGAGATAGAGCCACTGATGCTTTCGTGATGAAGAAAATATTAGAAGAAGGTGATCTCTTAATTTGCCCAGAGGGGACTACAAGTCGTGAACCATTTCTTCTTAGGTTTTCGTCATTATTTGCTGAGTTAACTGATGAGCTCGTTCCGGTGGCAATGGTGAATAAGATGAGTATGTTTCATGGCACAACAGCTAGAGGATGGAAATGGATGGACTCATTTTTCTTTCTCATGAATCCACGTCCCAGTTATGAAATTACATTTTTGGACAAGTTGCCGTATGGGTTCACTTGCAAGTCTGGGAAATCAAGCCATGAAGTGGCTAACTACATACAAAAAGTTATTGCTGAAACTCTTTCTTACAAATGCACTACTTTAACTAGGAAGGATAAGTATATTGCTCTTGCTGGAAATGATGGCACTGTAATGAAGAAGCCTTGAATCAAGGTCTAAATTataatgttttattttgttgttGAAGACTGAAAATCCATTGCGTTATTTTGTGGTCTTTTTGTTTTGTAATATCGGGCTGTAAAATAAAATGTAGAtaacttttgaaataataataataataataataataataataataataataata from Nicotiana sylvestris chromosome 12, ASM39365v2, whole genome shotgun sequence encodes the following:
- the LOC104216628 gene encoding glycerol-3-phosphate acyltransferase RAM2-like — encoded protein: MGITRFPTVEKCTSEGREKHTVVADLDGTLLRNRNSFPYLALVAFDVYGVLRLLFLLLVLPLAGILYYLVSESAGIQVIIFTTFVGMKVSDIESAARAVLPKFYSEDLHPESWRVFSACRKRCVLTATPRIMVEAFLKDYIGVDIVLGTEIETYKGRATGFVKSPGVLIGKKKADILLTAFGETQPEIGLGDRDTDIPFMTLCKERYYVPPNPKVKAVTIDKLPKPIIFHDGRLVQKPTPLMALFIILWIPFGFLLSCLRIMSAAFLPTPLHYYAFRALGVRLTVKGNPPPPKKSKDQSGVLFVCCHRTLLDAVFLSTVLGRPIPTVTYSLSRFSEIIAPLKTIRLTRDRATDAFVMKKILEEGDLLICPEGTTSREPFLLRFSSLFAELTDELVPVAMVNKMSMFHGTTARGWKWMDSFFFLMNPRPSYEITFLDKLPYGFTCKSGKSSHEVANYIQKVIAETLSYKCTTLTRKDKYIALAGNDGTVMKKP